ATGCCCGGAATCGACGGAATAGAGACGCTGAAGATACTAAAAAACCTGTCTCCCGGCCTTCCGGTGCTGATGATGAGCGCTTATGCGACGGAAATTCAGGAGGAGGCGGCGGAGCTGGAGGGAGCGTTTAAAATCCTCCCCAAGCCCATCGACATTCAATTGCTTCTCTCCTTTCTCTCTCTCCTTCGGAAGGAGAAAAGCATCCTCGTCGTGGACGACGACCCGGATTTTTGCAGAACCCTCAGTGCCATACTTCGGGCAAGGGACTATCAGGTCGAGACCGAGTCCGATCCCGACAAGGTTCTCGCCCACATGGAGGATAAATATCAGCTCGTCGTCATACTCGATATAAAGATCGGAAACACCGGCGGACTTGAGACTATGGAGAAGATACGCGCCAGATATCCTACGAAACCGGTGATTCTGGCTACGGCCTGCCGGGACGAGATGCTGGATTCGATTGAAAAGGGACTGAAGATAGGCGCCCATTCCTTCATCTATAAAAATTACGAGGAAAAGGAGCTGCTGGAGATGATCGAGCGGATTCGCCAAAAGAAGCTCAGGGCGTTTCTCGGCGAATCTTTTTAGGAGAAGGTGAATGCAGCCATGAAAAAATCCCGCATCCTGATCATAGACGACGACCCCGGCCTGCGGAGGACCCTCTCGGACATACTCGGCCTCAGAGGGTTTGAGCCTCTGACCGCGAAAACCGGGAGGGAAGGTCTATCGTCCCTGATGGATAATTCCGTCAGCCTGGTCCTTCTCGATATCGGACTCCCGGACATCTCCGGAATCGAGGTGCTGAAAAAAATCAAAGAGGGG
This is a stretch of genomic DNA from bacterium. It encodes these proteins:
- a CDS encoding response regulator codes for the protein MKDTFRILVVDDDRRMVKTICDILTFKGYLYETAFTGEEAVEKVKTLEPDCVLMDLRMPGIDGIETLKILKNLSPGLPVLMMSAYATEIQEEAAELEGAFKILPKPIDIQLLLSFLSLLRKEKSILVVDDDPDFCRTLSAILRARDYQVETESDPDKVLAHMEDKYQLVVILDIKIGNTGGLETMEKIRARYPTKPVILATACRDEMLDSIEKGLKIGAHSFIYKNYEEKELLEMIERIRQKKLRAFLGESF